One stretch of Streptomyces agglomeratus DNA includes these proteins:
- a CDS encoding cobyric acid synthase has product MSGSLGGGLLVAGTTSDAGKSVVTAGICRWLVRRGVKVAPFKAQNMSLNSFVTREGAEIGRAQAMQAQAARVEPTALMNPVLLKPGSDRSSQVVLLGKPVGEMSARGFFGASGAGAQPRSGAVSAGRTLYGGRQEALLGTVTDCLRELRGTYDAVICEGAGSPAEINLRRTDIVNMGIARAARFPVVVVGDIDRGGVFASFFGTTALLSREDQELVAGYLVNKFRGDVSLLEPGLDMLEGLTGRRTYGVLPYAHGLGIDEEDGLRVSLRGAVRESVVAPPVGEDVLRVAVCAVPLMSNFTDVDALAAEPGVVVRFVDRAEELVDADLVIVPGTRGTVKALEWLRERGLAAALARRAAEGRPVLGICGGFQLLGERIEDDVESKAGTVDGLGLLPVRVRFAVEKTLARPVGTALGEPVEGYEIHHGVAEVLGGDPFLDGCRAGSVWGTHWHGSLESDAFRRAFLREVAAAAGRRFVPAPDTSFEALREEQLDRLGDLIEEHADTDALLRLIESGAPSGLPFIAPGAPA; this is encoded by the coding sequence ATGAGCGGTTCACTGGGGGGCGGTCTGCTCGTCGCGGGGACCACGTCCGACGCGGGCAAGAGTGTGGTGACGGCCGGGATCTGCCGGTGGCTGGTGCGCCGGGGGGTCAAGGTCGCGCCGTTCAAGGCGCAGAACATGTCGCTCAACTCGTTCGTGACGCGCGAGGGCGCGGAGATCGGCCGGGCGCAGGCCATGCAGGCGCAGGCGGCGCGCGTGGAGCCGACGGCGCTGATGAATCCCGTGCTGCTCAAGCCGGGCAGTGACCGCAGCAGCCAGGTGGTGCTGCTGGGGAAGCCGGTGGGCGAGATGAGCGCCCGGGGGTTCTTCGGGGCGTCCGGGGCAGGGGCGCAGCCGCGATCAGGCGCTGTGTCCGCCGGGAGAACTCTGTACGGGGGCCGCCAGGAAGCGCTGCTCGGGACCGTGACGGACTGTCTGCGGGAGTTGCGGGGCACGTATGACGCTGTGATCTGCGAGGGGGCGGGCAGTCCGGCCGAGATCAATCTGCGGCGTACCGACATCGTGAACATGGGCATCGCGCGCGCGGCCCGGTTCCCGGTGGTCGTCGTCGGCGACATCGACCGGGGCGGGGTCTTCGCGTCCTTCTTCGGTACGACCGCGCTGCTGAGCCGGGAGGACCAGGAGCTGGTGGCCGGCTACCTGGTCAACAAGTTCCGCGGCGACGTCTCCCTGCTGGAACCCGGCCTCGACATGCTGGAGGGGCTGACGGGCCGGCGCACGTACGGTGTGCTGCCGTACGCGCACGGCCTCGGCATCGACGAGGAGGACGGGCTGCGGGTGTCGCTGCGGGGCGCCGTACGGGAGTCGGTCGTCGCCCCGCCGGTCGGGGAGGACGTGCTGCGGGTCGCCGTGTGCGCCGTGCCGCTGATGTCCAATTTCACGGACGTCGACGCGCTGGCCGCCGAACCGGGCGTGGTCGTGCGGTTCGTGGACCGGGCCGAGGAGCTCGTCGACGCCGATCTCGTCATCGTGCCGGGCACGCGCGGGACCGTGAAGGCCCTGGAGTGGCTGCGCGAGCGCGGGCTCGCCGCCGCGCTGGCGCGGCGGGCGGCGGAAGGCCGTCCCGTGCTCGGCATCTGCGGCGGCTTCCAGCTGCTGGGTGAGCGCATCGAGGACGACGTCGAGTCGAAGGCCGGGACCGTGGACGGGCTCGGACTGCTGCCGGTGCGCGTGCGGTTCGCCGTCGAGAAGACCCTGGCGCGGCCGGTCGGGACCGCTCTGGGCGAGCCCGTCGAGGGATACGAGATCCATCACGGGGTCGCCGAAGTACTGGGCGGTGATCCCTTCCTCGACGGCTGCCGGGCCGGTTCCGTCTGGGGCACCCACTGGCACGGCTCGCTGGAGAGCGACGCGTTCCGGCGCGCGTTCCTGCGCGAGGTGGCCGCCGCCGCCGGCCGCCGCTTCGTACCGGCACCTGACACCTCGTTCGAGGCGCTGCGCGAGGAGCAGCTCGACCGCCTCGGCGACCTGATCGAAGAACACGCGGATACGGACGCGCTGCTGCGGCTCATCGAGTCGGGCGCGCCCTCAGGACTTCCCTTCATCGCACCTGGAGCGCCCGCATGA
- a CDS encoding cobalamin biosynthesis protein, whose protein sequence is MRADRIFAYGATAGLIGDLVLGDPRRGHPVAGFGRAAGAVESLLWRDHRGWGAVHTLVCAGGAAAAAALASRAVRRSPAAAVALTAAATWAVVGGTSLGREARAVGSALEAGDVEVARERLPHLCGRDPQSLDERQIARAVVESVAENTSDAVVGALVWGALGGVPGLVAFRAINTLDAMVGHKSAKYLRYGWASARLDDVAGWPGARLTAALAVVAGGDPRGAVRAWRADAGKHPSPNAGPVEAAFAGALGVRLGGTLSYAGRVEHRPVLNAGGRPVGVPDIERAARLSRRVGALALAAAVGGRLALGALRRGARGGIRTGKGHA, encoded by the coding sequence ATGCGTGCCGATCGCATCTTCGCGTACGGCGCCACCGCCGGTCTGATCGGCGACCTCGTTCTCGGTGATCCTCGCCGTGGGCATCCGGTCGCCGGTTTCGGCCGGGCCGCGGGCGCCGTCGAGTCCCTGCTGTGGCGTGACCACCGAGGGTGGGGCGCGGTGCACACCCTGGTGTGCGCCGGAGGCGCCGCCGCGGCCGCCGCGCTCGCCTCCCGCGCCGTGCGCCGCTCCCCCGCCGCCGCCGTCGCCCTGACCGCCGCGGCCACCTGGGCCGTCGTCGGCGGTACGTCGCTGGGCCGCGAGGCCCGGGCCGTGGGCAGCGCCTTGGAGGCCGGTGACGTCGAGGTCGCCCGCGAACGCCTCCCCCACCTGTGCGGGCGCGACCCGCAGTCCCTGGACGAGCGGCAGATCGCCCGCGCCGTCGTCGAGTCCGTGGCCGAGAACACCTCGGACGCGGTCGTCGGCGCGCTGGTGTGGGGCGCCCTGGGCGGTGTGCCGGGTCTGGTGGCGTTCCGCGCCATCAACACGCTCGATGCCATGGTGGGACACAAATCGGCCAAATACCTCCGCTACGGCTGGGCTTCGGCCCGCCTCGACGACGTGGCCGGCTGGCCGGGCGCTCGGCTGACCGCCGCGCTCGCGGTCGTCGCGGGCGGCGACCCGCGCGGCGCGGTGCGCGCCTGGCGCGCGGACGCCGGCAAGCACCCGAGCCCCAACGCGGGTCCCGTGGAGGCCGCGTTCGCGGGCGCCCTCGGGGTGCGGCTCGGCGGGACGCTCTCGTACGCGGGCCGGGTCGAGCACCGGCCCGTGCTCAACGCCGGGGGCCGGCCCGTCGGCGTACCGGACATCGAGCGGGCGGCGCGGCTCTCGCGCCGCGTCGGGGCGCTCGCGCTGGCGGCGGCCGTCGGGGGGCGGCTGGCGCTCGGGGCGCTGCGGCGCGGTGCGCGCGGTGGCATACGTACAGGAAAGGGACACGCATGA
- the cobN gene encoding cobaltochelatase subunit CobN: MSTATESTSSTETEHTVLLLSTADTDLLAARASGAPYRIGNPTRIDAAAELPALIEGASVAVVRLLGGKRAWEDGLAVLKASGIPTVLLGGETVPDAELMAESSVPAGVVAEALRYLVEGGPGNLVELARFLSDTVLLTGVGFAEPQKMPEWGVHGTRAYDADRPTVGVLFYRAHELSGNTSFVDVLCERIEAHGANALPVYCGSLRSADPELYQELGRADALIATVLAAGGTRASDASAGGDDEAWDIGALADLDVPVLQGLCLTSSRATWEASDAALSPMDAAMQVAIPEFDGRLITVPFSFKEQGEGDVPVYVADPERASRVAGIAVRHARLARKPNKDKRLALVFTAYPTKHSRVGNAVGLDTPASAIRVLDALRDAGYGVEGHPDNGDELIHRLINAGGHDVEWLTEEQLAAAPARVPLADYQAWFDKLEPELRDGMLEHWGEAPGQLYVDGDEIVLASLQFGNVVVMIQPPRGFGENPIAIYHDPDMPPSHHYMAAYRWLENSFGADAIVHMGKHGTMEWLPGKGLGLSAGCGPDAVLGELPLIYPFIVNDPGEGTQAKRRGHATVVDHLVPPMARADTYGDLAKLEQLLDEYALVSDLDPAKAPAVRAQIWTLVTAAQLHHDLHLDEQPDDDDFDEFVMHIDGYLCEIKDVQIRDGLHILGGGPEAEARVNLVLAVLRASQVWGGKANALPGLRACLAEHFGLVEKELLGEPGAPVKVADGLTALVDGPARTGADAIDLLEQLCRRLAEGMEERRWDAAEAAGLVTEVLGVELPDAVAVLRFACDEVVPRLARTTDEIGNILHALDGGYVPAGPSGSPTRGLVNVLPTGRNFYSVDPKAIPSRLSWEVGQALADSLVARYLTDTGDYPKSVGLTVWGTSAMRTQGDDIAEILALLGCRPVWDDASRRVTGFEIVPLDELGRPRIDVTVRISGFFRDAFPHVVGLIDDAVRAVAELDEPADRNFVRAHADEDTAEHGDRRRATARIFGSKPGAYGAGLLPLIDARNWRSDADLAEVYAVWGGYAYGRGLEGKAARGDMETAFRRIAVAAKNVDTREHDLVDADDYFQYHGGMVAMVRHLTGESPEAYVGDSATPDQVKTRTLGEETHRVFRARVVNPRWMAAMRRHGYKGAFEMAATVDYLFGYDATAGVVDDWMYEKLSSEYVFDPENRDFMKKSNPWALRGITERLLEAAERGLWAEPDAETLERLRATYLELEGDLEGDDA; encoded by the coding sequence ATGAGCACTGCGACCGAGAGCACTTCGAGCACCGAGACCGAGCACACCGTGCTGTTGCTGTCCACCGCCGACACCGACCTGCTGGCGGCCCGCGCGTCCGGCGCCCCGTACCGGATCGGCAACCCGACGCGTATCGACGCGGCGGCCGAACTGCCGGCGCTGATCGAGGGCGCGTCCGTCGCCGTCGTGCGGCTGCTCGGCGGCAAGCGCGCCTGGGAGGACGGGCTCGCCGTCCTGAAGGCGTCGGGGATCCCGACCGTGCTGCTGGGCGGCGAGACGGTGCCCGACGCGGAGCTGATGGCCGAGTCGTCCGTACCGGCCGGTGTCGTCGCGGAGGCGCTGCGCTACCTCGTCGAGGGCGGGCCGGGGAACCTCGTCGAGCTGGCCAGGTTCCTGTCCGACACCGTGCTGCTCACGGGCGTGGGCTTCGCGGAGCCGCAGAAGATGCCCGAGTGGGGCGTCCACGGCACGCGCGCGTACGACGCGGACCGCCCGACGGTCGGCGTGCTCTTCTACCGCGCCCACGAGCTGTCCGGGAACACGTCCTTCGTCGACGTACTGTGCGAGCGGATCGAGGCGCACGGCGCCAACGCCCTTCCCGTGTACTGCGGTTCGCTGCGCAGCGCCGACCCGGAGCTGTACCAGGAGCTGGGCAGGGCCGACGCGCTGATCGCGACGGTCCTCGCGGCCGGCGGCACGCGCGCCAGCGACGCCTCGGCGGGCGGGGACGACGAGGCGTGGGACATCGGCGCGCTCGCGGACCTCGACGTACCGGTGCTGCAAGGGCTGTGCCTCACGTCGTCGCGCGCCACCTGGGAGGCGTCCGACGCGGCGCTGTCGCCCATGGACGCGGCGATGCAGGTCGCCATCCCCGAGTTCGACGGGCGGCTCATCACCGTCCCGTTCTCCTTCAAGGAGCAGGGCGAGGGTGACGTGCCGGTGTACGTCGCCGATCCCGAGCGCGCCTCGCGGGTGGCGGGGATCGCCGTACGGCACGCCCGGCTGGCCCGCAAGCCGAACAAGGACAAGCGCCTCGCGCTCGTCTTCACGGCGTACCCGACGAAGCACTCGCGCGTCGGCAACGCGGTCGGTCTCGACACCCCCGCCTCCGCGATCCGGGTGCTCGACGCCCTGCGCGACGCGGGCTACGGGGTGGAGGGCCACCCCGACAACGGCGACGAGCTCATCCACCGGCTCATCAACGCCGGTGGCCACGACGTGGAATGGCTGACCGAGGAACAGCTCGCCGCCGCGCCCGCGCGCGTGCCGCTCGCGGACTACCAGGCGTGGTTCGACAAGCTGGAGCCGGAACTCCGCGACGGGATGCTGGAGCACTGGGGCGAGGCGCCCGGTCAGCTGTACGTCGACGGGGACGAGATCGTGCTGGCGTCGCTCCAGTTCGGCAACGTCGTCGTGATGATCCAGCCGCCACGCGGCTTCGGCGAGAACCCGATCGCGATCTACCACGACCCGGACATGCCGCCGTCGCACCACTACATGGCGGCGTACCGGTGGCTGGAGAACAGTTTCGGCGCGGACGCGATCGTGCACATGGGCAAGCACGGGACGATGGAGTGGCTGCCGGGCAAGGGCCTCGGCCTGTCGGCGGGCTGCGGGCCGGACGCCGTGCTGGGCGAGCTGCCGCTGATCTACCCGTTCATCGTGAACGACCCCGGTGAGGGCACGCAGGCCAAGCGGCGCGGGCACGCCACGGTCGTGGACCACCTGGTGCCGCCGATGGCGCGCGCGGACACGTACGGCGACCTGGCGAAGCTGGAGCAACTGCTCGACGAGTACGCGCTGGTGAGCGACCTCGACCCGGCGAAGGCGCCCGCCGTACGGGCGCAGATCTGGACGCTGGTGACGGCGGCGCAGCTCCACCACGACCTGCATCTCGACGAGCAGCCGGACGACGACGACTTCGACGAGTTCGTCATGCACATCGACGGCTACCTGTGCGAGATCAAGGACGTGCAGATCCGCGACGGCCTGCACATCCTGGGCGGCGGTCCGGAGGCCGAGGCGCGGGTGAACCTGGTGCTGGCCGTGCTGCGGGCCTCGCAGGTGTGGGGCGGCAAGGCCAACGCCCTGCCGGGGCTGCGCGCCTGCCTGGCCGAGCACTTCGGGCTGGTCGAGAAGGAGCTGCTGGGCGAGCCGGGCGCACCGGTCAAGGTGGCGGACGGGCTGACGGCGCTGGTCGACGGTCCCGCGCGTACCGGCGCGGACGCGATCGACCTGCTGGAGCAGCTGTGCCGGCGGCTCGCGGAGGGCATGGAGGAGCGGCGCTGGGACGCGGCCGAGGCCGCAGGGCTGGTGACCGAGGTCCTGGGCGTCGAGCTGCCGGACGCGGTGGCCGTGCTGCGGTTCGCGTGCGACGAGGTCGTGCCGAGGCTGGCCCGTACGACGGACGAGATCGGCAACATCCTGCACGCGCTGGACGGCGGTTACGTACCGGCCGGGCCTTCCGGGTCGCCGACGCGCGGCCTGGTGAACGTGCTGCCGACCGGGCGCAACTTCTACTCCGTCGACCCCAAGGCGATCCCGTCGCGGCTCTCCTGGGAGGTCGGCCAGGCGCTCGCCGACTCGCTGGTGGCCCGGTACCTGACGGACACCGGCGACTACCCGAAGTCGGTCGGCCTGACCGTGTGGGGCACGTCCGCGATGCGCACCCAGGGCGACGACATCGCCGAGATCCTGGCGCTGCTGGGCTGCCGTCCGGTGTGGGACGACGCGTCGCGGCGCGTGACCGGCTTCGAGATCGTGCCGCTGGACGAGCTGGGGCGCCCGCGCATCGACGTGACCGTGCGGATCTCCGGGTTCTTCCGGGACGCGTTCCCGCACGTGGTGGGGCTGATCGACGACGCGGTACGGGCCGTGGCCGAGCTGGACGAGCCCGCCGACCGCAACTTCGTGCGCGCGCACGCCGACGAGGACACCGCCGAGCACGGCGACCGGCGGCGCGCGACGGCCCGCATCTTCGGCTCGAAGCCGGGGGCCTACGGCGCCGGCCTGCTGCCGCTGATCGACGCGCGCAACTGGCGCTCGGACGCGGACCTGGCCGAGGTGTACGCGGTGTGGGGCGGCTACGCGTACGGGCGCGGCCTGGAGGGGAAGGCGGCGCGCGGCGACATGGAGACGGCGTTCCGCCGGATCGCGGTGGCCGCGAAGAACGTCGACACCCGCGAGCACGACCTCGTCGACGCCGACGACTACTTCCAGTACCACGGCGGCATGGTCGCCATGGTGCGGCACCTGACGGGTGAGTCGCCCGAGGCGTACGTGGGCGACAGCGCGACGCCCGACCAGGTGAAGACCCGGACGCTGGGCGAGGAGACGCACCGCGTGTTCCGCGCGCGGGTGGTCAACCCGCGCTGGATGGCGGCCATGCGCAGGCACGGCTACAAGGGCGCCTTCGAGATGGCCGCCACGGTCGACTACCTCTTCGGGTACGACGCGACCGCCGGGGTCGTCGACGACTGGATGTACGAGAAGTTGTCGAGCGAGTACGTCTTCGACCCGGAGAACCGGGACTTCATGAAGAAGTCCAATCCGTGGGCGCTGCGCGGCATCACGGAGCGGCTGCTGGAGGCGGCCGAGCGCGGGCTGTGGGCCGAGCCGGACGCGGAGACCCTGGAGCGGCTGCGGGCCACCTACCTGGAGCTCGAAGGCGATCTGGAAGGCGACGACGCGTGA